In the Rattus rattus isolate New Zealand chromosome 18, Rrattus_CSIRO_v1, whole genome shotgun sequence genome, one interval contains:
- the LOC116887086 gene encoding cysteine and glycine-rich protein 2-like codes for MPVWGSGNKCGACGRTVYHAEEVQCDGRSFHRCCFLCMVCRKNLDSTTVAIHDEEIYCKSCYGKKYGPKGYGYGQGAGTLNMGRGEKLGIKPESAQPHRPTTNPNTSKFAQKYGGAEKCPRCGDSVYAAEKIIGAGKPWHKNCFRCAKCGKSLESTTLTEKEGEIYCKGCYAKNFGPKGFGYGQGAGALVHA; via the coding sequence ATGCCTGTCTGGGGCAGTGGAAATAAGTGCGGGGCCTGCGGGAGAACGGTGTACCATGCTGAAGAGGTGCAGTGTGACGGGCGGAGCTTCCACCGCTGCTGCTTTCTGTGCATGGTTTGCAGGAAAAATTTAGACAGCACAACAGTGGCAATTCATGATGAAGAGATCTACTGCAAATCATGCTACGGAAAGAAGTATGGACCAAAAGGCTATGGTTATGGCCAGGGCGCTGGCACGCTCAACATGGGCCGTGGTGAGAAGCTGGGTATCAAGCCGGAGAGTGCTCAACCTCACAGGCCTACAACAAATCCAAACACTTCTAAATTTGCCCAGAAAtatggaggtgctgagaagtgTCCCAGGTGTGGGGATTCTGTGTATGCTGCTGAGAAGATCATTGGAGCTGGAAAGCCCTGGCACAAAAACTGTTTCCGATGTGCCAAGTGTGGGAAGAGTCTGGAGTCTACAACTCTGACTGAGAAGGAAGGTGAAATCTACTGTAAAGGGTGCTACGCAAAGAACTTTGGGCCCAAGGGATTCGGCTATGGTCAAGGAGCAGGGGCCCTTGTTCATGCTTAG